In Hevea brasiliensis isolate MT/VB/25A 57/8 chromosome 13, ASM3005281v1, whole genome shotgun sequence, a single genomic region encodes these proteins:
- the LOC110669680 gene encoding uncharacterized protein LOC110669680 isoform X5, whose translation MASTGSTPTDPSSSAPEDTAAKAVNKRYEGLVAIRTKAIKGKGAWYWAHLEPILIRNPDTSLPKAVKLKCSLCDAVFSASNPSRTASEHLKRGTCPNFNSDLRSNSVVSPLPSLPSHNHRKRSSHMATPLNSLAIVESTRVCNELGSPNAALSQQQHLVLSGGKEDLGALAMLEDSIKKLKSPKASPGPSLSKDQIDSALELLADWFYEACGSVSSSSLEHPKFRAFLHQVGLPSLSRRDLSGARLENRYHVAKTEVEARIRDAMFFQVACDGWKKKNCCSGEENLIKFSNNLPNGTSLYQKVVLTGGSVSSKYAEEIMWEAVMSTCGSALQRCVGIVADKYKSKALRNLEIQYQWMVNLSCQVQGLLSLIKDFFKELQLFRTVTENCMKLANFVNNKSQVRITFQKYRMQELEYAGLLRVPSSKCECKNDFTHIYAMLEDILSCVRVLQTVVLDDSYKVISVEDSVAREIAGMIQSEGFWNELEAVYSLTKLIRRMAHEIEAERPLIGQCLPLWEDLKAKVKDWSARFNIVDEHVEKIVEKRFRKNYHPAWSAAFILDPLYLMRDTSGKYLPPFKCLTHEQEKDVDKLITRLVSREEAHVALMELMKWRSEGLDPLYAQAVQVKQRDPSTGKMKIAHPQGSRLVWETRLSEYKTLGKIAVRLIFLHATSCGFKCSRSSMKWVCMHRSSRVGLERAQKMIFIAAHAKLERGDFLNEEEKDEELLRVASCEDEMLEAFSDAPSVLFEPIGLGG comes from the exons ATGGCATCCACTGGTTCAACGCCTACTGATCCTTCTTCTTCTGCACCCGAGGACACGGCAGCCAAAGCCGTCAACAAGCGATACGAAGGCTTGGTTGCGATTCGAACTAAGGCGATAAAGGGCAAAGGAGCATGGTACTGGGCACATTTAGAGCCTATTCTGATCAGAAACCCAGACACAAGTCTCCCCAAAGCTGTCAAACTCAAGTGTTCTTTATGCGACGCCGTCTTTTCAGCCTCAAACCCGTCGAGAACCGCCTCGGAGCATCTTAAACGAGGCACGTGCCCCAATTTCAACTCTGATTTGAGATCCAATTCGGTAGTTTCGCCTTTGCCGTCTCTTCCTTCTCATAATCATCGAAAGCGAAGCTCTCACATGGCTACCCCCTTAAATTCACTAGCTATAGTTGAGTCAACTCGTGTTTGTAACGAACTCGGTTCTCCTAATGCTGCGTTAAGTCAGCAGCAGCATCTGGTGTTATCTGGTGGTAAAGAGGATTTGGGGGCATTGGCAATGTTGGAAGACAGTATTAAGAAGCTTAAGAGCCCAAAAGCTTCACCTGGTCCTTCATTAAGCAAGGACCAGATTGATTCTGCTCTTGAATTGTTAGCTGATTGGTTCTATGAGGCTTGTGGGTCAGTATCATCTTCAAGCCTCGAGCACCCAAAGTTTCGAGCTTTCCTTCATCAAGTGGGCTTGCCTTCTTTGTCAAGGAGGGACTTGTCTGGTGCTAGGCTAGAGAACAGGTATCACGTGGCAAAGACTGAGGTGGAAGCTAGAATTAGAGACGCTATGTTCTTTCAAGTTGCTTGTGATGGCTGGAAGAAAAAGAATTGTTGTAGTGGAGAAGAGAATTTGATTAAGTTTAGCAATAATCTTCCAAATGGGACTAGTTTGTATCAAAAAGTTGTTTTAACTGGAGGATCGGTGTCTTCAAAGTATGCTGAAGAGATTATGTGGGAGGCAGTGATGAGCACATGTGGGAGTGCTTTACAGAGATGTGTAGGTATAGTTGCAGATAAGTACAAGTCAAAGGCATTGAGGAATTTGGAGATTCAATACCAATGGATGGTGAATCTCTCATGTCAGGTTCAGGGGTTACTTAGTTTGATCAAGGATTTCTTCAAGGAGCTTCAACTTTTCAGGACTGTCACTGAAAATTGCATGAAGCTTGCcaattttgtaaataataaatCTCAAGTTAGGATTACCTTCCAAAAATATAGGATGCAGGAGCTTGAATATGCTGGGTTGCTTCGAGTTCCTTCCAGTAAATGTGAATGTAAAAACGATTTTACGCATATTTATGCGATGCTGGAGGATATATTGAGCTGTGTCCGTGTGCTCCAGACAGTTGTCTTGGACGATTCATATAAGGTGATAAGTGTGGAGGATTCTGTTGCTAGGGAAATTGCTGGGATGATTCAAAGCGAGGGGTTTTGGAATGAATTGGAGGCAGTTTATTCACTAACAAAGCTCATCAGAAGGATGGCTCATGAGATTGAGGCGGAGCGGCCATTGATAGGGCAGTGCCTCCCTCTTTGGGAGGACTTGAAAGCAAAAGTGAAGGATTGGTCTGCCAGATTTAACATTGTTGATGAACACGTAGAGAAAATAGTAGAAAAGAGATTCAGAAAGAACTACCACCCAGCATGGTCTGCTGCATTTATACTTGACCCCCTTTACTTGATGAGGGACACGAGTGGAAAGTACCTTCCTCCATTCAAGTGCTTGACACATGAGCAGGAGAAGGATGTGGACAAGCTTATAACCCGACTGGTTTCCCGTGAAGAAGCTCATGTTGCCTTAATGGAACTTATGAAATGGAGATCAGAAGGGCTAGATCCACTGTATGCCCAGGCTGTTCAGGTTAAACAGAGGGACCCCTCGACTGGAAAGATGAAAATTGCACACCCGCAGGGCAGCAGGTTAGTGTGGGAAACTCGTCTGAGTGAATATAAAACATTAGGCAAGATTGCAGTCAGGCTTATCTTCCTCCATGCGACCTCTTGTGGGTTCAAATGCAGTAGGTCTTCCATGAAATGGGTTTGTATGCATAGGAGCTCAAGGGTGGGCCTCGAAAGGGCTCAAAAGATGATATTTATTGCAGCTCATGCTAAGCTTGAAAGAGGGGACTtcttgaatgaagaagaaaaagacgAAGAGCTTCTCCGTGTGGCAAGCTGTGAAGATGAAATGCTTGAGGCCTTTTCTGATGCACCATCA GTTTTGTTTGAGCCAATTGGATTGGGTGGATGA